DNA from Scheffersomyces stipitis CBS 6054 chromosome 1, whole genome shotgun sequence:
aataATGCACATTTAATCTTGTATACTTTCACGAGGCCATGAGAACATATACTTCAAGgatagagaagaagttgttttcTCTGGCCCTGAGACCTAAATTTAGCTCAGTGTAGATTCTGGAGAATATTAAATGAATACGAGAGAATACGAGCCAGAACTGTAGAGGTGGTGCAAAATTACACACAAATAGCCAGCTTGTCCCAAAGCTTGTCTTACACCCCCAACTTCTCTAGACTCTACAACCTAACCCTAGCTACTCTTTTACCATTCTATTGCTCTAGGAATTTTACTTGTCTTCTTGCTACCCCAGAATTTCACCATCTGACGTCAATGCTGACGTCAGCAATGCACAGAAGGGAGCTGCGGGATTCTATTACGACTAATTTATGTATGGAGATATATTCGTTTTCAAGAAGCTAAACAAGTGCGTCTTCTACCAATTTTTTGTACCAAGTCTGTCAATTCTGCCGGGTATACCGCTGCCATAGCTTAGATCCCCATTCGAACGTCCGTCCAGTGCACAATCGCCGTTGCGCCTCTTTTTCTGCCTTTTCTAgacatttttcaacatGGCGTTCTTTGATAGTCTCAGAGAAAAGGCTGTTTCCACCATCAATCTGGTGCTTCAGGACAAAAAGACTCCTCCCGGCTTAACCAAAGAACAATGGTTCTGTCGCGAGTACAGTCTACCAGATGGAGAAGTCGTTGTGGCCGAGAATGCTGCAGAGGTTGCTGTTATATCTGATTTTTCTACTAGTGCCTATaaggacttgaacaacCCAGAAGGACGAATTTATCTTACCCAGCATTTTATAGTGTTCCGTGATGCATTTGACCGCCGAAACTGTCTGTTCACTTTGCATGTTCTGACTGTGAAGAAAGTAGAGAGGTTGCCGTCCAAGAGCTATGCTGTTGCTCTAGCCATCGGCACCCAGTCAAAACTAACCTTCACTATATATCTCGTTGGTTTACGTTCAGACAGTGAAAAGTTCGCCCAGACATTGAAGACCGTATTGAAGCGTAATTTGCCTAACGTGAAAAAGCTCCAGCCATTTGTTCAGACGTGTTACTCTGAATATTtacttttcaagaataacATCTCGTCTGAGAAAATCGAACTGGTACCGCCAGGAGGTTTGGGgcttctcttcaagttccCTGGTAACCCCAAGGAGCTCCGGGACAAGtccaagatgaagttgtgGTTCGATTTGTTTCGTGTGGATGGCCGAAACTTGCTGCTTGTGAAGACTCCCATGTTCTACCGTTTAATCAGAGTAGGTTTACCTAACAGATTGAGAGGTGAACTCTGGGAATTATGCTGTGGCTCAATGTACTTGAGATTAGACTACCAGGATGAGTATAAagagatcttggaaaagaatcTCCACAAGAAGTCGTTGGCTACGGACGAAATCGAAAAGGATCTCAATCGGTCTTTGCCTGAATACGCTGCTTACCAGAGTCCTGAGGGTATAGAACGTTTGAGACGTGTATTGACTGCCTATTCCTGGAAAAATCCCGAGGTCGGTTATTGTCAGGCTATGAACATCGTCGTAGCAGCGTTGCTTATCTACATGTCTGAAGAACAAGCCTTCTGGGCTTTGAACCTTCTCTGTGATAGAATTGTGCCTGGTTACTACTCCAAAACCATGTATGGAACCTTGTTGGACCAACGTGTGTTTGAATCGCTAGTTCAGAACACGATGCCCATGCTCTGGGACCATATCACCAAGAACGATATCCAGCTATCTGTGGTATCATTGCCCTGGTTTTTGTCGTTGTATTTGAGCTCCATGCCTTTGGTGTTTGCCTTCAGAATTCTCgatgttttcttcttgcaaGGTCCACAGACTTTGTTTCAAGTTGCTTTGGCCATTTTGAAAATAAACGGAGAAGAACTCTTGAAAACGGACGACGACGGATCATTTATCTCCATTATTAAGGATTATTTTCAAGTGCTAGACCAATCAGCACATCCCAGTTCGCCCAACCCCAAATATAGATCTATCACAAAGTTCCAAGAACTTTTAGTTACGGCGTTTAAAGAGTTCGCCATAGTAGATGATGAAATGATAAACACGCATAGAAACAAACACAGAGACACCATTTTCCAGAACATCTCATCTTTTGTCAAACGTACTGAGTTGAGGAACTTGCCCAAGACAGTTAACATCAGCTCTGATACCTTGTCTGTTATCTACGACAGATTCTATTCAGTGGTCCAGTCCAGTGTCACTGTTGGAAGTGGATCCAGCTTGATGGACTTCAATGCCTTCAGAACATTTATGTCTGAAATCTGTCGCTGGGTAAAGCCTGAGTCTGATAGTGGGCCAGAAGATACCGTGTTTTTACACCACTTGTTCTCCAATTGGGACACGGAGGGCCAAAGAGCGTTGTCACTTTCTGATTTGGTTTCCGGCTTAAACAAGTTAGTAGAGCCGGACCTTATGACGATGATTACAAACTTCTTTGACTTGTACgactacaagaacaaggGAAAGATTGATAGAGAAGGTATTCTCCAAATTTCGGAAGACTTGTTGTATGTCACCAACCCATGGAAAGAGGGATATGTGTTAGACGATATCACCAAACAGGCTATTGAAAatgctgttgctgatgaAGTTTATAAAGCAAATGCTGCTAGGGAACTGAACGATGGAGAAATTTTGATTCCTTCACAGATGGATATAGACAAGCCCAAGTTTGAAGGACTTCAAGTCGAAAGATACTTGCAGGCCGCCAGCACCTTTATCCAACGAGCTTTTGAATATGCCcagccagaagaagaagagttgttgatcaaagaCTTGGCCATAGATAACACCATTTCACATAATGCTGCACTCAATCCGAACACTCCAGTGTTCTTAAACTTGCCTACGTTTAGAATGGTAATATTAGCAGATGAAACGTACGAGTTGCTCTTCAGCAAGACGCTCAGGGAATCGATACAATTAGACACCCCGCTAGATAACAAGATCAATTCCATGAGGAACTTGCGGGATATGTTCGATGGGTTATTGGCAGATGGACGTAAAGTTGCCAACAAAGTTAGACGTCGTATGGACTCTGCAGCCTCCAATGCTTTACACAGCAACAATAACCTCAGTGTTAACTCAAGCGACAACACATCGCTCAAGTCTGGAAAGTCAAAGATccaggaagaagaagaggagcGTGATGATGACTTTGGTGTTATTTCCATCGATGAAAAAGATAaggatcttcttcttggtgcCGAAGCTCAAGTCTTGATGGACCCCACTGTGGATAATGCATCCAGAACtaatgaattgaagaagttccatGATGCTGAAGCAGCAGCTGGTAAAACAGTTCACAAGTTCGAAGGCGATAACTTGATAGAGTTTGAGACGTAGTTTATATTCTTGACACTGATGTCACAAAGATGTTAAATAAACAGATTGTGACGACATAGAGggccaacttcttgagcTTCCTTTTGTAGAAGTATTGCAAGTGTTGCATCTACATATATACAAACATAATCATACGAACATGCATTGATAAAGTGTACAAACAAGAGGGCTAGAATCAGTAGATACTATTATTAAGTGGTGCAGATCGTAAAGTAAGGGGTTTCTATCAGTTGGAATTGGGAATGATTTCTAGTTATcgcttcttccaaaaagTTTACGAAGTTTTCC
Protein-coding regions in this window:
- the GYP2 gene encoding GTPase activating protein (GAP) (GTPase activating protein (GAP) for Ypt6 and Mac1 intercting protein); this encodes MAFFDSLREKAVSTINSVLQDKKTPPGLTKEQWFCREYSLPDGEVVVAENAAEVAVISDFSTSAYKDLNNPEGRIYLTQHFIVFRDAFDRRNCSFTLHVSTVKKVERLPSKSYAVALAIGTQSKLTFTIYLVGLRSDSEKFAQTLKTVLKRNLPNVKKLQPFVQTCYSEYLLFKNNISSEKIESVPPGGLGLLFKFPGNPKELRDKSKMKLWFDLFRVDGRNLSLVKTPMFYRLIRVGLPNRLRGELWELCCGSMYLRLDYQDEYKEILEKNLHKKSLATDEIEKDLNRSLPEYAAYQSPEGIERLRRVLTAYSWKNPEVGYCQAMNIVVAALLIYMSEEQAFWALNLLCDRIVPGYYSKTMYGTLLDQRVFESLVQNTMPMLWDHITKNDIQLSVVSLPWFLSLYLSSMPLVFAFRILDVFFLQGPQTLFQVALAILKINGEELLKTDDDGSFISIIKDYFQVLDQSAHPSSPNPKYRSITKFQELLVTAFKEFAIVDDEMINTHRNKHRDTIFQNISSFVKRTELRNLPKTVNISSDTLSVIYDRFYSVVQSSVTVGSGSSLMDFNAFRTFMSEICRWVKPESDSGPEDTVFLHHLFSNWDTEGQRALSLSDLVSGLNKLVEPDLMTMITNFFDLYDYKNKGKIDREGILQISEDLLYVTNPWKEGYVLDDITKQAIENAVADEVYKANAARESNDGEILIPSQMDIDKPKFEGLQVERYLQAASTFIQRAFEYAQPEEEELLIKDLAIDNTISHNAALNPNTPVFLNLPTFRMVILADETYELLFSKTLRESIQLDTPLDNKINSMRNLRDMFDGLLADGRKVANKVRRRMDSAASNALHSNNNLSVNSSDNTSLKSGKSKIQEEEEERDDDFGVISIDEKDKDLLLGAEAQVLMDPTVDNASRTNELKKFHDAEAAAGKTVHKFEGDNLIEFET